One genomic segment of Hypomesus transpacificus isolate Combined female chromosome 5, fHypTra1, whole genome shotgun sequence includes these proteins:
- the LOC124467715 gene encoding claudin-15-like isoform X2 codes for MNQISEVLALSLCFVGWIMVAISLQDQYWKESSTDGSVITTSTIYENLWMSCASDSTGVYNCLDFPSMFSLPGYIQASRALMITSIVLGSLGIVAALVGMQCTKAGGEDYVMKGRIAGLGGMLFLLQGLCTMISVSWYAYNITQEFFDPFYPGTKYEIGEGLYIGWCSATLAICGGSCLMCSCKLGTPEQKLPYTYQPPTRGTVFSGPSVSQMPSQYGRNAYV; via the exons ATGAATCAAATCAGCGAAGTTCTGGCACTTTCATTGTGTTTTGTGGGTTGGATAATGGTGGCCATATCACTACAAGATCAGTACTGGAAAGAATCATCCACGGACGGGAGCGTAATCACAACCTCCACTATCTATGAAAATCTCTGGATGTCTTGTGCCAGCGATTCAACCGGGGTATACAACTGTTTAGACTTCCCATCTATGTTTTCTCTGCCTG gttACATACAGGCGTCCAGGGCGTTGATGATCACCTCTATCGTGTTGGGAAGCCTGGGTATCGTGGCGGCCCTAGTGGGAATGCAATGCACcaaagcaggaggagaggactaCGTCATGAAGGGCAGAATCGCTGGTTTGGGGGGCATGCTCTTCCTCTTGCAGG GCTTGTGCACCATGATCTCGGTTTCCTGGTATGCCTACAATATAACCCAGGAGTTCTTTGACCCCTTCTATCCAGGGACAAA GTATGAGATTGGAGAGGGCCTTTACATCGGCTGGTGCTCCGCCACGCTTGCCATCTGTGGAGGGTCGTGCCTGATGTGTTCATGTAAACTGGGGACCCCCGAGCAGAAACT GCCGTACACATACCAGCCCCCCACCAGAGGAACAGTGTTCTCAGGGCCCTCTGTCTCCCAGATGCCTAGCCAGTATGGCAGGAACGCATATGTGTGA
- the LOC124467715 gene encoding claudin-15-like isoform X1 produces MNQISEVLALSLCFVGWIMVAISLQDQYWKESSTDGSVITTSTIYENLWMSCASDSTGVYNCLDFPSMFSLPGFLAWVMVGVALPNRYWRVSSVDGNVITTSTIYENLWISCATDSTGVSNCRDFPSMLALSGYIQASRALMITSIVLGSLGIVAALVGMQCTKAGGEDYVMKGRIAGLGGMLFLLQGLCTMISVSWYAYNITQEFFDPFYPGTKYEIGEGLYIGWCSATLAICGGSCLMCSCKLGTPEQKLPYTYQPPTRGTVFSGPSVSQMPSQYGRNAYV; encoded by the exons ATGAATCAAATCAGCGAAGTTCTGGCACTTTCATTGTGTTTTGTGGGTTGGATAATGGTGGCCATATCACTACAAGATCAGTACTGGAAAGAATCATCCACGGACGGGAGCGTAATCACAACCTCCACTATCTATGAAAATCTCTGGATGTCTTGTGCCAGCGATTCAACCGGGGTATACAACTGTTTAGACTTCCCATCTATGTTTTCTCTGCCTG GTTTTCTGGCCTGGGTGATGGTCGGTGTTGCTCTACCAAACCGATACTGGAGAGTTTCCTCTGTGGATGGAAACGTTATCACCACATCAACCATTTATGAAAACCTGTGGATATCATGCGCCACCGACTCCACAGGGGTTAGCAACTGCCGCGACTTTCCATCTATGCTCGCTCTTTCGG gttACATACAGGCGTCCAGGGCGTTGATGATCACCTCTATCGTGTTGGGAAGCCTGGGTATCGTGGCGGCCCTAGTGGGAATGCAATGCACcaaagcaggaggagaggactaCGTCATGAAGGGCAGAATCGCTGGTTTGGGGGGCATGCTCTTCCTCTTGCAGG GCTTGTGCACCATGATCTCGGTTTCCTGGTATGCCTACAATATAACCCAGGAGTTCTTTGACCCCTTCTATCCAGGGACAAA GTATGAGATTGGAGAGGGCCTTTACATCGGCTGGTGCTCCGCCACGCTTGCCATCTGTGGAGGGTCGTGCCTGATGTGTTCATGTAAACTGGGGACCCCCGAGCAGAAACT GCCGTACACATACCAGCCCCCCACCAGAGGAACAGTGTTCTCAGGGCCCTCTGTCTCCCAGATGCCTAGCCAGTATGGCAGGAACGCATATGTGTGA
- the sat2b gene encoding diamine acetyltransferase 2b: MNFTIRAARQDDCKDISRMIMELAIYEKMPDQVKISHEELERDGFSSNPFFECLVAEVHEEDKTKDGHTVVGYALYFYTYSTWKGRSVFMEDLYVMPEFRGKGIGKGLMSKVAKEGKEKQCARLQLTVLDWNTPSLDFYVAKGAHDLTANEGWHFLRFDEEAMANLAKDAP, translated from the exons ATGAACTTTACTATACGCGCTGCAAGACAGGATGACTGTAAGGACATATCTAGGATGATAATG GAATTGGCAATTTATGAAAAAATGCCGGATCAGGTGAAGATCTCCCATGAAG AGTTGGAGCGTGATGGCTTTTCTTCCAATCCGTTTTTCGAGTGCCTGGTTGCAGAAGTGCATGAAGAAGATAAGACTAAAGACG GGCACACCGTTGTTGGCTACGCCCTGTACTTTTACACATACAGCACGTGGAAAGGACGGTCGGTATTCATGGAAGACCTGTATGTGATGCCTGAGTTCCGAG GAAAAGGCATTGGAAAGGGTTTGATGAGCAAAGTGGCTAAA GAGGGTAAGGAGAAGCAGTGTGCCAGACTGCAGCTGACCGTCCTGGACTGGAACACTCCATCACTAGACTTCTATGTTGCCAAAGGAGCTCATGACCTGACCGCTAACGAAGGGTGGCATTTTCTGCGATTTGACGAGGAAGCTATGGCCAACTTGGCCAAAGACGCTCCATAA
- the LOC124467715 gene encoding claudin-15-like isoform X3, with protein MNGIVEVLASFLGFLAWVMVGVALPNRYWRVSSVDGNVITTSTIYENLWISCATDSTGVSNCRDFPSMLALSGYIQASRALMITSIVLGSLGIVAALVGMQCTKAGGEDYVMKGRIAGLGGMLFLLQGLCTMISVSWYAYNITQEFFDPFYPGTKYEIGEGLYIGWCSATLAICGGSCLMCSCKLGTPEQKLPYTYQPPTRGTVFSGPSVSQMPSQYGRNAYV; from the exons ATGAACGGGATTGTCGAAGTTCTAGCGTCTTTTCTAGGTTTTCTGGCCTGGGTGATGGTCGGTGTTGCTCTACCAAACCGATACTGGAGAGTTTCCTCTGTGGATGGAAACGTTATCACCACATCAACCATTTATGAAAACCTGTGGATATCATGCGCCACCGACTCCACAGGGGTTAGCAACTGCCGCGACTTTCCATCTATGCTCGCTCTTTCGG gttACATACAGGCGTCCAGGGCGTTGATGATCACCTCTATCGTGTTGGGAAGCCTGGGTATCGTGGCGGCCCTAGTGGGAATGCAATGCACcaaagcaggaggagaggactaCGTCATGAAGGGCAGAATCGCTGGTTTGGGGGGCATGCTCTTCCTCTTGCAGG GCTTGTGCACCATGATCTCGGTTTCCTGGTATGCCTACAATATAACCCAGGAGTTCTTTGACCCCTTCTATCCAGGGACAAA GTATGAGATTGGAGAGGGCCTTTACATCGGCTGGTGCTCCGCCACGCTTGCCATCTGTGGAGGGTCGTGCCTGATGTGTTCATGTAAACTGGGGACCCCCGAGCAGAAACT GCCGTACACATACCAGCCCCCCACCAGAGGAACAGTGTTCTCAGGGCCCTCTGTCTCCCAGATGCCTAGCCAGTATGGCAGGAACGCATATGTGTGA